Sequence from the Nitrospinota bacterium genome:
ATTGCTTCAGAATGTTGCTGGTTTCTTCCATGACTGGAAAATCTGAATCGCTGCCCATGATGATACCGACAAGTGGTTTGCTCAATCCGGGAGTCTCCTCAAATGAATGTTGGTTATTTAATACCCAGAGACAGGGGTGGAACTGAATTTATAGCAAGTTTTTTCCGGGGGATCAAGGAAGGACTCCAACCCAGGTGATATCAGTTCAGTTTTTTTCGTGACCGTTAAGTCAAAAAACGGAATTTACAAGTGGACTTGAAAGAAACGCGTATTGTTTCTTACTAAAAATCAAACCTGAAAAATTTGTTTTACTAGGAAGTTTGTGCATAATCAAATGGTATTTTTTGGTAAGTCTAAAAATTATTGATAACACTGGCAGATATACGTGAAAACTCTCAAAGTTTTATTGATTGAAGATGATTCTGAAGATCGTCTTATTATAAAGGATCTGCTCGAAAAATCTAATTTGCAGATTGACCTCGATGAAGCGGCTTCGTCTTCGGAGGGGTTGGAAAAACTAAAATCCAATTCCTATGACTGTGCAATAGTTGACTATGTCATTCCCGGTGTAACAGGCTTGGATGTTT
This genomic interval carries:
- a CDS encoding response regulator: MKTLKVLLIEDDSEDRLIIKDLLEKSNLQIDLDEAASSSEGLEKLKSNSYDCAIVDYVIPGVTGLDVFMLSREAGVNTPFIFLTGYGDNDLAAELIRRGAFDYLCKRELNCGNLSYKIIKAVTDSK